In the Bacteroidota bacterium genome, one interval contains:
- a CDS encoding SAM-dependent methyltransferase has product MKGVLYLIPNRLSDEEVNQFMPVYNSSILHKLKYFIVENLKPARALLKSAGVSTPFQGINFFELNKR; this is encoded by the coding sequence AGGAGTATTGTATTTAATTCCAAACCGATTGTCTGATGAAGAAGTAAATCAGTTTATGCCTGTTTATAATAGTAGTATTTTGCATAAACTGAAATATTTTATAGTCGAAAATTTAAAGCCTGCCCGTGCGCTGCTAAAATCGGCTGGAGTTTCAACCCCTTTTCAAGGAATCAATTTTTTTGAATTGAACAAAAGAA